The genome window AAGCCGCAACAGGCCAATTTGTAGTTCATGCTTTTTCAAAAAATATTTACCAAAATTCTGCTCATTGCTGTCATCCTGGCCGGTTTTTCCTGCGCCAGGGAAAAGGACATTGCCGAGTATGATTTTGACCTGCTAACCGCGGAAAAAACCGGGATCGACTTCTCCAACACGCTGAAACCGACCAAGGATTTCAACATATTTTACTACATGTATTTTTACAATGGAGGCGGGGTTGGAGCCGGGGATCTGAACAACGACGGACTGATCGACCTCTGCTTTACGGCCAACCAGGAGCCCAACCGCATTTACCTGAACAAGTCGGGCATGAAGTTCGAGGATGTGACGGAGAAGGCGAATTTCAAGGGTGATAAGGGCTGGTCTAATGGTGTCTCGATCGTGGACATTAACCAGGATGGCATGCTGGACATTTACATTAGTCAGGTTGGGGATTTTGAGTCGATGAAGGGGCATAACCTGCTTTTTGTATGCCAGGAAATCAAGGATGGCGTGCCGGTTTATGTTGAAAAATCAAAGGAATATGGGCTCGATCTGGTCGTTTTTGGAACGCAGGCGATGTTCTTTGATTATGATCTGGACGGCGATCTGGACATGTTCCAGCTCAATCACTCGGTTCACCAGAATGGCACATTTGGCCGCAGGGCGCTTTTTGAGAATGTATATCATCCGCTGGCTGGCGACAAGTTGTTCAGAAATGACAACGGAAAATATGTGGAAGTCTCCAAAACAACCGGTATTCACAGTTCTGCGCTGGGTTATGGCCTTGGACTGGGCGTTGGCGACATTAATTTTGACGGTTATCCCGACATGTACATTGGTAACGATTTTCATGAAAATGATTATTTGTATATCAATCAGAAAAATGGCGCGTTCCGGGATATGACGGATTCGTCGCTGATGCATACGAGCCAGTTTTCAATGGGCGTGGACATTGGGGATCTGAACAATGACATTTTTCCTGAAATCGTCTCGCTGGATATGCTTCCGTCCAACTATGAGATCCTCAAAAAATCGGAAGGGGAGGACATGTACAGCATTTTCAAATACAAGATCCGGCAGGGTTATAATTACCAGTTTGCACGAAATAATCTGCAATACAATAACGGAAACGGCACATTTAGCGAGATCGGCATGTATTCCGGCGTGCATTCTACGGACTGGTCCTGGGCAGCTCTTTTCTCCGATTTCAATAATGACGGCTTAAAAGACCTCTTCATTTCCAATGGTATTCCGAAGCGGATGAATGATACGGATTACATCAAATTTGTTTCGGATGACGTGGTTCAGGAGAAGATCCGGAATAAAAACTTCGACGAAAATGATCCGGGCTTAGCAGACAAACTGCCTGAAATTAAGCTGAATAACAAGTTTTTTGCCAATAAGGGCGATCTGGCGTTCACGGATATGGACGGCTTGATCCGGAATGATCAGGTTTCGTATTCCAATGGTTCGGTATATGCCGATCTGGACAATGATGGCGACCTGGACATTGCGACCAATAACATTAACGAAAAGGCATTTGTTTACGAAAATTTGAATGATAAAAAGGCTGGTAAAGGTGATTTTACAAAGCTTTATCTCAAAGGGAAACAGGGCAACCGCAATGCCATCGGCACCAAATGTCTGGTTTTTAAAAAGGACAAAGTGCTGAGTTTTGAGAAATTCCCGGTTCGGGGTTTTCAGTCGAGTATGGAAGTGCCTTTGCATCTTGGTTTGGGCAAAAAGACCGATGTGGATTCCGTGTTTGTAATCTGGCCGGATAACCGTTTTCAAGTGCTTAAATCGGCTGATTTGAAGGATTCGCTGACATTAACCTACAAAAATGACCTGCCTGTTTTCGATTATCAAACATTCAAAACCAGCAGAGAAACCAAGGATTATACATTCGAAGACATTGCAGCGCAGCTGGGTGTGGACGTGAAGCATGAGGAAAATAATTTCGTTGAGTTTGATCGTAACTCACTCATTCCCTTTGAAGTAACTGCCGACGGACCAGCTTTGGCGATTGCAGACATTAACCACGATGGCCTGGATGACATTTTCGTTGGGTCTTCCAAAAAGCATCGGAATCATCTGTTTTTGCAAACGAATGCAGGTGTTTTCAAGGAATCATTACAGCAGGCTTTGCTGAAAGACAGCACTTATGAGGAAGTCAGTGCGGAGTGGGTGGATGTGAACCGGGATGGACATGTGGACCTCGTGGTGGCGACGGGCGGGAATGAGTATGTGAACAACTCCGAATTCCAGATGCCGCGGATTTATCTGAATGATGGCAAGGGAAATCTGAGTGCTAGGGCGGATGCATTTGCCAATATTTACGTGACCGCTTCGTGCGTCATTCCGTTTGATTTTACGGGTGATGGGGTCGTGGATCTGTTCATTGGCGGTCGTGCTGTGCCGCTCAATTATGGTGAGATTCCGAAGTCTTATCTGCTCAAAAATGATGGTTCGGGGAAATTTACGGATGTTACGAGTCAGTATGGGAAGGAACTTTCGAACATTGGTTATGTAAAAAATGCCAAACTGGCTGATCTGGACAAAGACGGGGATCAGGATCTGGTGCTCGCGTTGGAATGGGACGGGATTGTGATGATGCAGAACAACGGCAAAAGCTTTTCCAAAAAAATGCTGACGGACAAAAAAGGCTGGTGGAATTTCGTCATGCCTTATGATTTTGATGGCGACGGTGACCTGGATATCCTGGCTGGAAACCTGGGTTTGAACAGCCGGTTGAAAGCCAATGCTGCGCAGCCGGTGAAAATGTATATCAATGATTATGACGGAAATGGCCGTAAGGAACCGCTGCTAACTTATAACCTGAATGGCAAAGAAGCACTTTTTCCGACCAAGCTGGAAATGGAAAAACAAATGCCCGTGATCCGTAAAAAGTACATTTTCGCAACCGATTTTGCCAGAGCCAACATTGGCGATATAGTAGGCGAAGACAAGCTGAAAGAAGCGCAGGTTTTATCCGCAGATTATTTTGAAAATGCCGTTTTGGTCAATGATGGCAAAGGCAATTTTGAAGTAAAACCATTGGGATACAAAGCGCAATGGACGCCATTTTACGACGCGCAAATCATTGATGCCAACGGCGACAAACTGCCCGATGTGCTGATTATGGGTAATTTCTATAACTGCAACATTCAAATGGGCCGCTACGACAGCGATTTTGGCACGGTGCTCATCAACCGCGGCAACTGCAACTTCACGCCCGAATCATTGAAAGGTTTGCAGGTCAAAGGGCAGGTGAAGCATTTGAAAAACATCAAGTTGAAAAGCGGCAATGCCATCGTGGCTGCGCGGAATGACGACAAGCTCGTGGTGATCCGGCGTAAGAAATAGTCACGCAGCATTACAAATTCGTGGTGTTCTTCAAAATGTGAAATTGTAAGCAACCGTTGCGATCGGCGTTGCGAAAATATTCAGCTTATAGCTTTTGGTAACGGCGTTTTCGGTCTTAAAAAAAACGGAATAAGCGTTTTTGCGGGCATACAGATTGTAGATCGAGAATGTCCAATGGCCTTGCCAGCGGCGGTTTTTCATCATCGGATTGTAAATGTTCCATGCAAAGTCGAGGCGGTGATAGTCGGGAATGCGCTTGTTGTTACGCTTGTCGTAGAATGGGTAAACATTGTTTTGGTAATTGATAAAGCCAATCGGCTCAGAATAAGGCCTTCCGGTGCTGTACGCGAAGGTGAATCCGAAGGAATTGTGCGTGTCAACCGTAATGTCCAGGGAAGCGTTGAATGTGTGCGGTTTATCGTAATTGGCTGGATACCAGTCGCCACGGTTTACTTGTTCGATCAATGCGGCGTCCCGGTCTGCAATGTTCAGTGATCTTGCATAAGTGTAATTGGCCCAGCCTTTAAGTTTCCCTTTCTTTTTAGAAAGCATCATTTCCAGGCCATAGGACCTGTTTCTGCCCTGGATCATCTGCGTTTCGGGATATTGCTGTAACAGGAAATCCGCGCCTGGCTTGTAGTCAATGATGTTTCTGGCATTGCGGTAGTAACCTTCCAGCGTGATCTCATAAATGTCCTCATCAAACGATTGGTAGAATCCAGCCGTAAACAAATGGCTGATCTGCGGCTTAATGTGCGTATCGCTCGTTTTCCAGCGGGAAGTGGGGATAGGCGTGGCCGTGTTGGAAACCACCTGAATGTATTGCCGCATCAGGTTGTAGCCGAATTTGAGCGAAGTCCGGTCATTCAGCGCATAGCGCACACCCACACGCGGCTCCGGCCCCCCGTAGGATTTCGAAACTTTACCTTTGTTATAAACGGTTGAATCCAGAACCGAAAAATCATCCCTCGGCTGGCCGGGCAAATAATTTCTGACAATAGCCTTGCCCGTCGCCATAAAGAACGAATAACGCAATCCGAGCGAAACGGCCAGTTTTTTGGAGAAATTGATCTCATCATCAGCATACCAGGCCACTTCATTGGCATGCTCAGTGGGCGTTGCAATGTAGTTGACGCTCTTGCTCAGTCCCGGCTGCAAGGTGCCGGGTGCAATTACATATTGCGTGCCGATAAATCCCGTTTCAAACTTGTGGTTGGCCAATTGATAGTTAATGTTCGACTTCACCTGACGTTGCTCCACGGCCGATTCCAGCTTCACGACATTGCCCGTTTCCTTTTCCGCTGTGCCAATGTCAGGCGTGTACTTGGCATAAATGGCAGTCGTTTGCAATGTAACCTCCGGACTGATCACGTGCAGCCAGCGCAGCATGCCGTTGGTCGTAATGTGCTTGTAATAAGTGTCCGTCCCGACCACATTGGGCAGGTTAGTCAGCAGGTCTGTTTTGAAATAATCATTGCTGTAATAGCCCATGAATGTGAGCGTATTCTTTTGATTGATCTTCCAAAACGACTTAGCAGAAAGCTCGCCAAACTTGGCGCTGATGTTATTCAGCTGCTTGTCGAGTTTGGGCAAAATAAAATCATTAAAAGCCCCACGCCCAGCTACATACACACCCAGTTTCCCCTTGATAATCGGCACATCGACCATTAATCGGTTTGAAATGAGACTGATACCGCCTTCGAGTCTGAGTTTTTCCAGATTAGGATTTTTGGTTGAAATATCAAGGACGGATG of Dyadobacter chenhuakuii contains these proteins:
- a CDS encoding VCBS repeat-containing protein — encoded protein: MLFQKIFTKILLIAVILAGFSCAREKDIAEYDFDLLTAEKTGIDFSNTLKPTKDFNIFYYMYFYNGGGVGAGDLNNDGLIDLCFTANQEPNRIYLNKSGMKFEDVTEKANFKGDKGWSNGVSIVDINQDGMLDIYISQVGDFESMKGHNLLFVCQEIKDGVPVYVEKSKEYGLDLVVFGTQAMFFDYDLDGDLDMFQLNHSVHQNGTFGRRALFENVYHPLAGDKLFRNDNGKYVEVSKTTGIHSSALGYGLGLGVGDINFDGYPDMYIGNDFHENDYLYINQKNGAFRDMTDSSLMHTSQFSMGVDIGDLNNDIFPEIVSLDMLPSNYEILKKSEGEDMYSIFKYKIRQGYNYQFARNNLQYNNGNGTFSEIGMYSGVHSTDWSWAALFSDFNNDGLKDLFISNGIPKRMNDTDYIKFVSDDVVQEKIRNKNFDENDPGLADKLPEIKLNNKFFANKGDLAFTDMDGLIRNDQVSYSNGSVYADLDNDGDLDIATNNINEKAFVYENLNDKKAGKGDFTKLYLKGKQGNRNAIGTKCLVFKKDKVLSFEKFPVRGFQSSMEVPLHLGLGKKTDVDSVFVIWPDNRFQVLKSADLKDSLTLTYKNDLPVFDYQTFKTSRETKDYTFEDIAAQLGVDVKHEENNFVEFDRNSLIPFEVTADGPALAIADINHDGLDDIFVGSSKKHRNHLFLQTNAGVFKESLQQALLKDSTYEEVSAEWVDVNRDGHVDLVVATGGNEYVNNSEFQMPRIYLNDGKGNLSARADAFANIYVTASCVIPFDFTGDGVVDLFIGGRAVPLNYGEIPKSYLLKNDGSGKFTDVTSQYGKELSNIGYVKNAKLADLDKDGDQDLVLALEWDGIVMMQNNGKSFSKKMLTDKKGWWNFVMPYDFDGDGDLDILAGNLGLNSRLKANAAQPVKMYINDYDGNGRKEPLLTYNLNGKEALFPTKLEMEKQMPVIRKKYIFATDFARANIGDIVGEDKLKEAQVLSADYFENAVLVNDGKGNFEVKPLGYKAQWTPFYDAQIIDANGDKLPDVLIMGNFYNCNIQMGRYDSDFGTVLINRGNCNFTPESLKGLQVKGQVKHLKNIKLKSGNAIVAARNDDKLVVIRRKK
- a CDS encoding TonB-dependent receptor translates to MKGLYIFLFLLVNVITASAQGLTVTGSVRDSATRAPLPGASIVIDYRKSWSAAEMDAKGNFTINLPNGDHVLVIRHVGYEAFKVFIKSGTQKAHFDVLMNTTSSQLEEVIITSKGFDQTIRQPILGALQINIKTLEKLPSAFGELDILRSLQMLPGVSSVGEASNGVNIRGGTTDQTLILLDDTPIFNPTHMFGLFSVIPPNTVNSLDLYKGNVPARFGGRVASVLDISTKNPNLEKLRLEGGISLISNRLMVDVPIIKGKLGVYVAGRGAFNDFILPKLDKQLNNISAKFGELSAKSFWKINQKNTLTFMGYYSNDYFKTDLLTNLPNVVGTDTYYKHITTNGMLRWLHVISPEVTLQTTAIYAKYTPDIGTAEKETGNVVKLESAVEQRQVKSNINYQLANHKFETGFIGTQYVIAPGTLQPGLSKSVNYIATPTEHANEVAWYADDEINFSKKLAVSLGLRYSFFMATGKAIVRNYLPGQPRDDFSVLDSTVYNKGKVSKSYGGPEPRVGVRYALNDRTSLKFGYNLMRQYIQVVSNTATPIPTSRWKTSDTHIKPQISHLFTAGFYQSFDEDIYEITLEGYYRNARNIIDYKPGADFLLQQYPETQMIQGRNRSYGLEMMLSKKKGKLKGWANYTYARSLNIADRDAALIEQVNRGDWYPANYDKPHTFNASLDITVDTHNSFGFTFAYSTGRPYSEPIGFINYQNNVYPFYDKRNNKRIPDYHRLDFAWNIYNPMMKNRRWQGHWTFSIYNLYARKNAYSVFFKTENAVTKSYKLNIFATPIATVAYNFTF